Proteins from one Phocoena phocoena chromosome 7, mPhoPho1.1, whole genome shotgun sequence genomic window:
- the RETREG2 gene encoding reticulophagy regulator 2 isoform X2, whose protein sequence is MISYIVLLSILLWPLVVYHELIQRMYTRLEPLLMQLDYSMKAEADALHHKHDKRKRQGKNAPPGGDEPLAETESESEAELAGFSPVVDVKKTALALAITDSELSDEEASILESGGFSVSRATTPQLTDVSEDLDQQSLPSEPEEALSRELGEGEETDLAPPEDLLGSPQALSRQDLDLEEEEDVASKETLLRLSSPLHFVNTHFNGAGSPTDGVMLSPGGPVETLSPEADSPQPLPAPEEEEALATEDFELLDQGELEQLNAELGLGPETFPEPADAPPLGPNTPSLVQSAQEAQAMAEP, encoded by the exons ATGATTTCCTACATTGTCT TGCTGAGTATCCTGCTGTGGCCCCTGGTGGTTTATCATGAACTCATCCAGAGGATGTACACTCGTCTGGAGCCCCTGCTCATGCAGCTGGACTACAGCATGAAGGCGGAAGCTGATGCCCTGCATCACAAACACGACAAGAGGA AGCGGCAGGGGAAGAATGCGCCCCCCGGAGGTGATGAGCCACTGGCGGAGACAGAGAGTGAGAGCGAGGCAGAACTGGCTGGCTTCTCCCCAGTG GTGGATGTGAAGAAAACAGCACTGGCTTTGGCCATTACAGACTCAGAGCTGTCAGATGAGGAGGCTTCTATTTTGGaaagtggtggcttctctgtatCCCGGGCGACGACTCCACAGCTAACTGACGTGTCGGAGG ATTTGGACCAGCAGAGCCTGCCAAGTGAGCCAGAGGAGGCCCTGAGtcgggagctgggggagggagaggagacagaCCTGGCCCCTCCCGAAGACCTGCTGGGCTCCCCTCAGGCCCTCTCAAGGCAAGACTTGGacttggaggaggaagaagatgtggcatCCAAGGAGACCTTGCTTCGGCTCTCATCCCCCCTTCACTTCGTGAACACGCACTTCAATGGGGCGGGGTCTCCCACAGATGGAGTGATGCTCTCCCCTGGAGGACCAGTGGAGACACTGAGCCCAGAGGCA GActcaccccagcccctgcctgcccccgAGGAAGAAGAGGCACTGGCCACTGAGGACTTCGAATTGCTGGATCAGGGGGAGCTGGAGCAGCTGAATGCAGAGCTGGGGTTGGGGCCAGAGACATTCCCAGAGCCCGCTGATGCTCCCCCCCTAGGGCCCAATACCCCGTCTCTGGTACAGTCAGCCCAAGAGGCTCAGGCCATGGCAGAGCCATGA
- the RETREG2 gene encoding reticulophagy regulator 2 isoform X1 — protein MASGGGGGAGNTGAGGGSGLGLSLGLGLSLGMGEATGEAEEEAATAEAVGRLATALWLRLRGWEAVLAAAQRLLVWEKPLHSLVTAAALNGLFWLLSSSSLRPFFLLSISLLAYFLLDLWQPRFLPDISASSPEEPHSDSEGAGSGARPHLLSVPELCRYLAESWLTFQIHLQELLQYKRQNPAQFCARVCSGCAVLAVLGHYVPGIMISYIVLLSILLWPLVVYHELIQRMYTRLEPLLMQLDYSMKAEADALHHKHDKRKRQGKNAPPGGDEPLAETESESEAELAGFSPVVDVKKTALALAITDSELSDEEASILESGGFSVSRATTPQLTDVSEDLDQQSLPSEPEEALSRELGEGEETDLAPPEDLLGSPQALSRQDLDLEEEEDVASKETLLRLSSPLHFVNTHFNGAGSPTDGVMLSPGGPVETLSPEAVSGDLITPPSALSPLLCLAENDPAPSPSVLPPLPQDSPQPLPAPEEEEALATEDFELLDQGELEQLNAELGLGPETFPEPADAPPLGPNTPSLVQSAQEAQAMAEP, from the exons ATGGCGAGTGGCGGTGGCGGTGGCGCTGGTAACACCGGCGCAGGTGGGGGCTCGGGGCTGGGCCTGAGCCTCGGCCTGGGCCTGAGCCTAGGCATGGGTGAGGCCACCGGCgaggcggaggaggaggctgCCACGGCCGAGGCGGTGGGACGCCTGGCCACGGCTCTGTGGCTGCGGCTCCGCGGCTGGGAGGCGGTGCTGGCGGCAGCGCAGCGGCTGCTGGTGTGGGAGAAGCCGCTGCACAGCCTGGTCACGGCGGCCGCGCTCAACGGCCTCTTCTG GTTGCTGTCTTCTTCCTCCCTACGGCCCTTCTTCCTACTCAGCATCTCACTTTTGGCCTATTTTCTGTTGGATCTCTGGCAGCCTCGCTTCCTCCCTGACATCTCAG CATCATCCCCAGAGGAGCCACACTCTGACAG TGAGGGTGCGGGGTCAGGCGCCCGGCCGCACCTGCTCAGTGTGCCCGAGTTGTGCAGATACCTGGCTGAGAGCTGGCTCACCTTCCAGATTCACCTGCAGGAGCTGCTGCAGTACAAGAGGCAGAATCCAGCTCAG tTCTGTGCTCGCGTCTGCTCTGGCTGTGCTGTGCTGGCTGTGCTGGGACACTATGTTCCGGGGATTATGATTTCCTACATTGTCT TGCTGAGTATCCTGCTGTGGCCCCTGGTGGTTTATCATGAACTCATCCAGAGGATGTACACTCGTCTGGAGCCCCTGCTCATGCAGCTGGACTACAGCATGAAGGCGGAAGCTGATGCCCTGCATCACAAACACGACAAGAGGA AGCGGCAGGGGAAGAATGCGCCCCCCGGAGGTGATGAGCCACTGGCGGAGACAGAGAGTGAGAGCGAGGCAGAACTGGCTGGCTTCTCCCCAGTG GTGGATGTGAAGAAAACAGCACTGGCTTTGGCCATTACAGACTCAGAGCTGTCAGATGAGGAGGCTTCTATTTTGGaaagtggtggcttctctgtatCCCGGGCGACGACTCCACAGCTAACTGACGTGTCGGAGG ATTTGGACCAGCAGAGCCTGCCAAGTGAGCCAGAGGAGGCCCTGAGtcgggagctgggggagggagaggagacagaCCTGGCCCCTCCCGAAGACCTGCTGGGCTCCCCTCAGGCCCTCTCAAGGCAAGACTTGGacttggaggaggaagaagatgtggcatCCAAGGAGACCTTGCTTCGGCTCTCATCCCCCCTTCACTTCGTGAACACGCACTTCAATGGGGCGGGGTCTCCCACAGATGGAGTGATGCTCTCCCCTGGAGGACCAGTGGAGACACTGAGCCCAGAGGCAGTGAGTGGTGATCTCATCACTCCACCTAGTGCCCTGTCACCCCTACTTTGCCTTGCTGAAAATGACCCGGCCCCTTCCCCCTCAGTACTCCCGCCTCTTCCCCAGGActcaccccagcccctgcctgcccccgAGGAAGAAGAGGCACTGGCCACTGAGGACTTCGAATTGCTGGATCAGGGGGAGCTGGAGCAGCTGAATGCAGAGCTGGGGTTGGGGCCAGAGACATTCCCAGAGCCCGCTGATGCTCCCCCCCTAGGGCCCAATACCCCGTCTCTGGTACAGTCAGCCCAAGAGGCTCAGGCCATGGCAGAGCCATGA